One segment of Candidatus Liberimonas magnetica DNA contains the following:
- a CDS encoding PKD domain-containing protein: protein MASFTAAPTTGQAPLTVSFNASASSDPDGSITSYSW from the coding sequence ATAGCCTCATTTACCGCTGCCCCGACAACCGGACAGGCTCCTCTTACTGTTTCCTTTAATGCCTCTGCGTCATCTGACCCGGACGGCTCTATTACTTCCTACTCATGGA